Part of the bacterium genome is shown below.
CATAATTTAATACCTCCTCTTCATCATAGTAATCTTTTATTAGCCAAAAAGCAAGTGCATTGTAACCTCTGTGTTACATACAACTTCACTTTCCCCTACATTCCTAATATTACTCTGAGAGATTTCATAACTCTATTCATATAGTATTCATCAAGATTACCAAGTTTCCTGAGTAATCGTCTTTTATCAATCACTCGTATTTGTTCACATAATAAGATAGAATCCTCTTTCAATCCTCCAACACCTTTTGGGATTTTAGTATGGGAAGGTAAAATTGCCTCCCTTATCTTAGTAGTAAATGGAATTATTATCGTATGAGGACTTACCTCATTTGCCTTATCAATCTGAATTATTAAAACAGGTCTTCTTCCTGCTTGTTCTGTACCTACAACTGGATTCAAATCAGCAAGGAACATATCTCCTCTTGTTACTTCCATCTTATTTCTCCTCTTGCAAGCATATCTTCATAACTTGTAAGCCCATCTAAATAATCTTTAAAGTCAGATTCTTCAATCTTATCCAATCTTCTTGCTAACCAATTCCATTCATTTCCCACTTTTTTTGTTTTAATTTCCAAAAAGTCAATAAAATCATCAACTTCTTTTAAAATACTCTTTGGAAGAATCCTTACTTTTTCTATTACATGTTCCTTGGTTAACATCTTCTACACCTCCAAAAACTTTTATACTTTTCTAACTAATTCTCTCCGTAGCATAAATAACCGTCTAACGATGCTGCCATCAATTATTTTATCTCCTATTTGTAAAACAAGTCCACCTAAAATCTCTGGATTGATAGAAATCTTTAATTTTATCTTTGCCTGTAAGAGATTTGATAATTTTGCGATTAACCGCTCCTCTTGTGCTTTTTTCAGAGGGACTGCACTGATAATCTCCACCTGGTATATATTTTGCAGTCTATCAATGAATTGCTGGTATTTTGAAGATATATCTTCGAGTAATTGAAGTCTATTTTTTTTGAGCAAAAGGAGAAGAAGATTTAGACTGTCACTGGATAAAGAATATTGACTGAAGAGCTCTTTTAATAACGATTCCTTATTTTTTAAAGTAAGAGCAGGATGAGCAAGTATTTTCATCAGATTCTCATTGGAGAAAAGCACTTTAACCATTAGTTCTAATTGTTCTGCCTGGGTTTTAAGGGCATCTTTCTGTTTGGCAATTTTAATTAATGCCTCAGCATATTTAGTTGCTACGATATTGGGTTTTTTCATTGTGGTATCTTCTCCTGAAAATAGGAAGTAGAGAGTAGAGAGTAGAAAGTAAAGAAAACATCATTCCTCACGCCTATCTCCTTACCTCCCACCTTCTATCTCCTATCTACTATTTTCATCCTCATTTGTAAACCAACGGTTCATGACCGTTTCCCCTGAAAATATCCGCAGGTTTCGCAGAGGACACAGATTTTTATTTTTTTATCTCCCCGCTGGCGGGATTAAGGGGTTAGGGGATTCTTTTATTCCCGAGTCCCGAGCCCCTTAATTTTCATCCCCCTTTGTGCCACTTCCTGTGGGCATGAGCGTTC
Proteins encoded:
- the atpH gene encoding ATP synthase F1 subunit delta, coding for MKKPNIVATKYAEALIKIAKQKDALKTQAEQLELMVKVLFSNENLMKILAHPALTLKNKESLLKELFSQYSLSSDSLNLLLLLLKKNRLQLLEDISSKYQQFIDRLQNIYQVEIISAVPLKKAQEERLIAKLSNLLQAKIKLKISINPEILGGLVLQIGDKIIDGSIVRRLFMLRRELVRKV
- a CDS encoding type II toxin-antitoxin system PemK/MazF family toxin produces the protein MEVTRGDMFLADLNPVVGTEQAGRRPVLIIQIDKANEVSPHTIIIPFTTKIREAILPSHTKIPKGVGGLKEDSILLCEQIRVIDKRRLLRKLGNLDEYYMNRVMKSLRVILGM